One genomic window of Eggerthella timonensis includes the following:
- a CDS encoding DUF1116 domain-containing protein: MTIEAANEKVLEVFQRSDVRLVGMALAKDVIPGMHATLVTHAGPPIEWERMCGPMKGAVIGALIYEGLATDTESAVTLIESGAIEFSPNHEHQAVGPMAGVITSHMPVFIMENVTYDTTAYSNVCEGQGKCLRFGAYDEAVIARMNWLRDVFYPILDEAIRQAGGIDYRGITAQAVQMGDDNHNRNKASTALLIRALAKHFVQVDAPANDVYRVIEHLENTEMFNVNLTMAMAKTMSLAASGVEGSTIVTVMARNGVDFGIKVSGLGDRWFVAEANYPEGLYFPGYSQEDAARDIGDSSITETFGMGGFSLAAAPAIVQLVGGTVADGITTTNEMYEITDAENDLLKLPTLDFRGSPTGIDVLKVLKTGIEPTITTGMAHKDPGIGQVGAGLVKAPIACFVKAAEAFLQ; encoded by the coding sequence ATGACGATCGAGGCGGCAAACGAAAAAGTGCTCGAGGTGTTTCAGCGCTCCGATGTGCGACTGGTGGGAATGGCGTTGGCGAAAGACGTGATCCCCGGTATGCACGCTACGTTGGTTACCCATGCGGGCCCGCCCATCGAGTGGGAACGCATGTGCGGCCCCATGAAAGGCGCGGTTATCGGTGCTCTCATCTACGAGGGGCTCGCCACCGATACGGAAAGCGCAGTGACGCTCATCGAGTCCGGTGCTATCGAATTCTCGCCCAATCACGAGCACCAGGCCGTCGGGCCTATGGCGGGCGTCATCACGTCTCACATGCCGGTGTTCATCATGGAGAACGTGACGTACGACACGACGGCGTATTCGAACGTATGCGAAGGTCAGGGGAAATGCCTGCGTTTCGGTGCGTACGACGAAGCCGTCATCGCGCGCATGAACTGGCTGCGTGACGTGTTCTACCCCATCCTCGATGAAGCCATCAGGCAAGCAGGTGGCATCGATTATCGTGGCATCACGGCGCAGGCTGTTCAGATGGGCGACGATAACCATAATCGCAACAAGGCTTCCACGGCTCTGCTTATTCGGGCACTTGCGAAGCACTTTGTCCAGGTGGACGCTCCAGCGAACGATGTGTACCGCGTCATCGAGCACCTTGAGAACACGGAGATGTTCAACGTTAACCTGACCATGGCCATGGCAAAAACGATGTCCCTTGCCGCATCGGGAGTAGAAGGCTCCACTATTGTCACGGTTATGGCTCGCAACGGCGTGGACTTCGGCATCAAGGTGTCCGGCCTTGGCGATCGATGGTTCGTCGCCGAAGCGAACTATCCTGAGGGCCTGTATTTCCCGGGGTATTCGCAGGAGGATGCCGCGCGCGATATCGGCGACTCGTCCATCACCGAAACGTTCGGTATGGGAGGATTCTCCCTTGCAGCGGCTCCGGCAATCGTGCAGTTGGTTGGCGGCACGGTAGCCGATGGTATCACCACGACAAACGAGATGTACGAGATCACCGACGCGGAAAACGACTTGCTCAAGCTTCCGACGCTCGACTTCCGCGGGTCGCCAACGGGCATCGACGTCCTGAAAGTGCTCAAAACGGGCATCGAGCCCACCATCACCACGGGTATGGCGCATAAAGATCCCGGCATCGGCCAGGTAGGAGCCGGTCTTGTGAAAGCGCCCATCGCCTGCTTCGTGAAAGCGGCAGAGGCGTTCTTACAGTAA
- a CDS encoding alpha/beta hydrolase — MRAALSSDRRGTVVYVHGGGMVYGSMRDYPECSVRRFLNEGFDILSIGYPLAPETGLAAIVESTAACLIELMDEGVIDGEAYYAFGRSAGTFLWVALIDRLKQAQRSLPRAFLAFYGYASLRHLRLFEPDQCYRADHPIAQDVAFGLIRTKPVFDDLAMERLLLYVFARQQGIMGTLLDVSPDELDAYDFEHGSERELPPTFATWCALDDEVDPAASRALCALSPDCTTWVVDARGHDYDQMVDTPAYEELMRRLLAWLKER; from the coding sequence ATGAGGGCCGCTCTGAGTTCCGATCGCCGAGGCACCGTTGTGTATGTGCACGGCGGAGGCATGGTGTACGGAAGTATGCGAGATTACCCCGAGTGCTCGGTTCGCCGGTTTCTCAACGAGGGGTTCGATATCCTTTCCATCGGCTATCCTCTGGCACCGGAAACCGGCCTTGCTGCCATTGTCGAATCGACGGCCGCCTGTCTCATCGAGCTCATGGACGAAGGAGTGATTGACGGCGAGGCGTATTACGCGTTCGGGCGTTCGGCGGGGACGTTCCTGTGGGTGGCGCTTATCGATCGACTCAAGCAGGCGCAACGAAGCCTCCCTCGCGCGTTCCTTGCATTTTATGGCTATGCGAGCTTGCGGCATCTCCGCTTGTTCGAGCCGGACCAATGCTATCGAGCTGACCATCCCATTGCGCAAGATGTGGCTTTCGGTCTTATTCGCACCAAACCGGTGTTCGACGATCTTGCTATGGAGCGCCTGCTGCTATACGTGTTCGCACGCCAGCAAGGTATTATGGGGACGTTGCTCGATGTGTCGCCGGACGAGCTGGATGCCTACGATTTTGAACATGGTTCCGAGCGGGAGCTTCCGCCGACGTTTGCCACGTGGTGTGCGCTTGACGACGAAGTCGACCCTGCGGCATCGCGCGCGCTGTGCGCACTGTCTCCCGATTGCACGACGTGGGTTGTCGATGCGCGCGGACACGACTACGACCAGATGGTCGATACGCCGGCGTACGAAGAATTAATGCGTCGCCTGCTCGCCTGGTTGAAGGAACGATGA
- the accB gene encoding acetyl-CoA carboxylase biotin carboxyl carrier protein, with translation MDTKAIEELIAIMDKAELTALRVDDGDTKIELERNHGPLSSTALPLMADRVSALLAGKTESHEAAAVEDADESSILVRSPMVGMFYISPSPDEDPFVKVGQEVLSGQTLAIVEAMKMMNEITTPAPGIVVEVLAANGTQVEYDQPLFRVATAAGETH, from the coding sequence ATGGATACGAAAGCCATCGAAGAGTTGATCGCCATCATGGACAAGGCCGAGCTCACGGCCTTGCGCGTGGACGACGGCGACACGAAAATCGAGCTGGAGCGCAACCACGGCCCGCTCTCATCAACCGCGCTGCCGCTCATGGCCGACCGCGTGAGCGCGCTTTTGGCCGGCAAGACCGAAAGCCACGAGGCGGCCGCAGTGGAAGACGCCGACGAAAGCTCCATTCTCGTGCGCAGCCCCATGGTGGGCATGTTCTACATCTCGCCGAGCCCGGACGAGGACCCGTTCGTCAAGGTGGGCCAGGAAGTGCTGTCCGGCCAGACGCTGGCCATCGTCGAGGCTATGAAGATGATGAACGAGATCACCACGCCCGCCCCCGGTATCGTGGTGGAGGTGCTCGCCGCCAACGGCACGCAGGTCGAGTACGACCAGCCGCTGTTCCGCGTGGCCACCGCCGCCGGCGAAACGCACTAG
- a CDS encoding GntR family transcriptional regulator, which yields MPEQLDHAFADANHPISEDIANELEAQIFSGKLKPGDRLVERQLAQDFNVSRQPVRDALKLLMRHGLISQLPTRGVAVASLRPKELNDLFVVRESLEALAARLACQNVANGADPTRLKRLLDENKRAILARDNETAFRTNAEFHEEVLALADNKMLTDILNPILMRMHRLSGDKLDLSTVHAEHVDLYEAITSGDLKIADMSARNHTSSYKDRTRKKLSESDEDATAS from the coding sequence ATGCCCGAACAACTCGACCATGCCTTTGCAGACGCCAACCACCCCATTAGCGAAGACATTGCCAACGAGCTTGAAGCTCAAATATTCTCGGGAAAGCTAAAACCGGGCGATCGCCTTGTGGAGCGCCAACTCGCACAAGACTTCAACGTGTCGCGACAGCCTGTGCGCGACGCATTGAAACTGCTCATGCGGCACGGGCTGATCAGCCAACTTCCCACCCGCGGTGTGGCAGTGGCAAGCCTGCGTCCCAAAGAGCTCAACGACTTATTCGTAGTACGAGAGAGCTTGGAGGCCCTGGCTGCTCGTTTGGCGTGCCAAAACGTGGCGAACGGTGCCGACCCGACCAGGCTCAAGCGCTTGCTTGATGAGAACAAGCGAGCCATCTTGGCACGCGACAACGAAACGGCCTTCCGAACCAATGCAGAGTTTCACGAAGAAGTGCTCGCCCTCGCCGACAACAAGATGCTCACCGACATCCTGAACCCCATCCTCATGCGCATGCATCGACTGTCCGGCGACAAACTGGACTTGTCCACCGTGCATGCCGAGCACGTGGACCTGTACGAGGCCATCACATCCGGCGATCTCAAGATAGCCGACATGTCGGCGCGCAATCACACGTCGTCGTACAAAGACCGCACCAGGAAGAAGCTTTCCGAAAGTGACGAGGACGCAACCGCCTCATAA
- the pxpB gene encoding 5-oxoprolinase subunit PxpB, whose amino-acid sequence MAGFTITIAGDSALNLEFAHAISAETSAKIRMAAENLTADPVHGVTELVPTFCSLMVYYNPLVITFDELSTKLRSKLRDVGEADLSIRKIVPIPVCYGGEFGPDLANVAAQAGLTEDEVIAIHTDRDYLIDMLGFLPGFAYLGGLDERLHTPRLSVPRTRIEPGSVGIGGAQTGIYPLASPGGWQIIGRTPLKPYDPDREEPILYAAGEYLRFVPITPDEYTAIEAQLAAGTYSYGIFVEGE is encoded by the coding sequence ATGGCGGGATTCACCATCACCATCGCGGGGGACTCGGCGCTCAACCTGGAATTCGCCCACGCGATATCCGCGGAAACGAGCGCCAAAATCCGCATGGCCGCAGAGAACCTTACCGCAGACCCCGTGCACGGGGTCACCGAGCTCGTCCCGACGTTCTGCTCGCTCATGGTGTACTACAACCCCCTCGTCATCACGTTCGACGAGCTGTCCACGAAGCTGCGCTCCAAGCTGCGCGACGTGGGCGAGGCCGATCTGAGCATCCGCAAGATCGTGCCCATCCCCGTGTGCTACGGGGGCGAGTTCGGACCCGACTTGGCGAACGTGGCAGCGCAAGCAGGCCTCACCGAGGACGAGGTCATCGCCATCCATACCGATCGCGACTACCTTATCGACATGCTGGGCTTCCTGCCCGGCTTCGCCTACCTGGGCGGCCTCGACGAGCGCCTGCACACGCCGCGCCTCAGCGTGCCACGCACGCGCATCGAGCCGGGCAGCGTCGGAATAGGCGGCGCGCAGACGGGCATCTACCCGCTGGCCTCCCCAGGAGGCTGGCAGATTATCGGCCGCACGCCGCTCAAGCCCTACGACCCCGATCGCGAGGAGCCCATCCTGTACGCGGCGGGCGAGTACCTGCGCTTCGTGCCCATCACGCCCGACGAGTACACCGCCATCGAAGCGCAGCTGGCCGCGGGAACCTATTCGTACGGCATCTTCGTGGAGGGCGAGTAG
- a CDS encoding biotin-dependent carboxyltransferase family protein — protein MGLVVKKPGVITTIQDTGRFGYQGSGFSTNGVMDHRAFAIANLLVENDPNAPVLEFALAGPTVRFTTNTCIAITGGDFAPTLDGEPVPSYAAIMVRRGSILRFKASRTGCYGYLAIAGNSVRVPEVMGSRSTNLKCEFGGWKGRALIIGDYLPFSTKSVDFLPNLGSHRIDGDGEFYGFDRDEVTVRVVPGPQQDMFTDEGLATFYGQAYATTTKCDRMGYRLDGPEIATKHGSDIISDGIAFGAVQVPSHGRPIIMLADRQTTGGYAKIGTIASVDIPKLVQRPPGSKVRFESIGVQEAQTLLRQEARLFEMLALKVRRPSADGISPRRTARRLTPILEEQARKSQADMLWIDRADRSERIGNRNALGSIPKHHRPSDATDTTEHTTT, from the coding sequence ATGGGCCTGGTCGTAAAGAAACCCGGGGTGATCACCACCATCCAGGACACCGGCCGCTTCGGCTACCAGGGAAGCGGCTTTTCCACGAACGGCGTGATGGATCATCGCGCCTTCGCCATTGCGAACCTGCTGGTGGAGAACGATCCGAACGCTCCCGTGCTCGAGTTCGCCCTTGCCGGACCCACGGTGCGTTTCACCACGAACACGTGCATCGCCATCACGGGCGGCGATTTCGCGCCCACGCTCGACGGCGAGCCCGTTCCCTCGTACGCCGCCATCATGGTGCGTCGCGGCTCCATCCTGCGCTTTAAGGCGTCGCGCACCGGATGCTACGGCTACCTGGCCATCGCGGGCAACAGCGTGCGCGTGCCCGAGGTGATGGGAAGCCGCTCGACGAACCTCAAGTGCGAGTTCGGCGGCTGGAAGGGACGCGCGCTTATCATCGGCGACTACCTGCCGTTCTCCACGAAGAGCGTGGACTTCCTCCCCAACCTGGGATCGCACCGCATCGACGGCGACGGCGAGTTCTACGGCTTCGACCGCGACGAGGTGACCGTGCGCGTGGTGCCCGGCCCGCAGCAGGACATGTTCACCGACGAAGGGCTGGCCACGTTCTACGGCCAAGCGTACGCCACCACCACAAAGTGCGACCGCATGGGCTACCGGCTGGACGGCCCGGAAATCGCCACGAAACACGGTTCCGACATCATTTCCGACGGCATCGCGTTCGGCGCCGTGCAGGTGCCGTCCCACGGGCGGCCCATCATCATGCTGGCCGACCGCCAAACAACGGGCGGCTATGCGAAAATCGGCACCATCGCCAGCGTGGACATACCGAAGCTCGTGCAGCGCCCTCCGGGCAGCAAGGTGCGCTTCGAGTCCATCGGCGTGCAAGAGGCTCAGACGCTGCTGCGCCAGGAAGCGCGCCTGTTCGAGATGCTGGCCCTGAAGGTGCGGCGCCCCAGCGCCGACGGCATCTCGCCCCGACGCACGGCGCGCCGCTTGACTCCCATCCTGGAAGAGCAGGCGCGCAAGTCGCAAGCCGACATGCTGTGGATCGATCGCGCCGACCGATCGGAGCGCATCGGCAACCGCAACGCCCTGGGAAGCATCCCGAAGCACCACCGACCATCGGACGCAACCGACACCACCGAACACACGACGACGTAG
- a CDS encoding DUF2877 domain-containing protein, translating to MRVMRASDDLVLPMALTVTARFRHAVMAEGTDGVLISVLAEGRLAGPNSIVVDRLPQDDRFFAGECVERFDVSLPRGGERFLGEACAMMGRFLALFSPCESLYRAAACDPAVAALLKRHARSIKGEGDPFVDVSGFGCGLTPSTDDYLLGALACCAACGLPAEARMRANIERSLDGMAPLSRAMLSHALDGRYPEVVLDFMRYRDARHLLAFVRHGSTSGYDMVFGLCAAAQGVFG from the coding sequence ATGCGTGTCATGCGAGCGAGCGATGACCTTGTCCTCCCCATGGCGCTAACGGTAACCGCCCGGTTTCGCCATGCGGTTATGGCCGAAGGCACAGATGGGGTGCTGATCAGCGTGCTTGCAGAAGGCAGGCTTGCCGGGCCCAACAGCATCGTGGTGGATCGGCTTCCGCAAGACGATCGTTTCTTCGCGGGCGAGTGCGTTGAGAGGTTCGACGTGTCGCTGCCGCGCGGTGGCGAGCGCTTCTTGGGCGAGGCTTGTGCAATGATGGGTCGTTTCCTCGCCTTGTTCTCTCCGTGCGAATCCCTCTACCGAGCGGCAGCATGCGACCCCGCCGTGGCTGCGTTACTCAAGCGGCATGCCCGCTCGATCAAGGGCGAAGGCGATCCTTTCGTCGACGTATCAGGTTTTGGATGTGGGCTCACGCCGAGCACTGACGATTATCTTCTGGGGGCGCTCGCCTGTTGCGCGGCGTGCGGGCTGCCTGCAGAAGCTCGTATGAGAGCCAACATCGAGCGATCTCTCGATGGCATGGCTCCGCTCAGTCGCGCGATGCTCTCTCATGCGCTTGATGGGCGGTATCCGGAAGTCGTTCTTGATTTCATGCGGTACCGCGATGCTCGCCACTTGCTTGCATTTGTTCGACATGGTTCGACGTCGGGCTACGATATGGTATTCGGCTTGTGTGCTGCCGCGCAGGGAGTGTTCGGCTGA
- the fdrA gene encoding acyl-CoA synthetase FdrA, translated as MVKKVELRKGLYYDSVKLMLVSKAIADVEGVSKASVVMGTELNKENLSRQGMDSEESRQAGASDLIISLEAETDEALERAVEEMERQLAHNAESQEGACYRPRTFESALKLQPGTNIAIVSVPGAHAVPVARDALAAGLHLMLFSDNVSLEDERALKEEAAERGLLVMGPDCGTAVINGVPLCFANVVSEGSVGMVSASGTGSQEVMALLDAYGVGITQNIGTGGRDLKEAVGGLTFLQALATLNEDDDTKAIVLISKPPSEAITDKILAYVRERVTKPVVLNLIGAEPSEGMGEHVHFARSLEECALVAAGLAKGEAVVPFWGAATLEDKAQGLARAIGRPDGFVRAYYSGGTLAYEAELLFKQHGGAVVTNLSGVRGVDPVDQAAQVVIDFGEDEYTEGRAHPMIDSTLRAEAFERALNDEKTSIVLLDFVLGYGASARPHEDFIKLLHSSDGRVPVVANVIGTEADPQCLSSVIAELEEAGILVAPSNKMAIDVVCRAMEIKER; from the coding sequence GTGGTCAAGAAAGTTGAACTTCGAAAGGGCTTGTACTACGACTCGGTGAAGCTCATGTTGGTTTCAAAGGCTATAGCGGACGTTGAAGGCGTGAGCAAGGCGTCGGTGGTCATGGGAACCGAACTGAACAAAGAAAACCTGTCTCGTCAGGGAATGGATAGCGAGGAGAGTCGTCAGGCAGGAGCTTCGGATTTGATCATCTCCCTTGAGGCCGAGACGGACGAAGCGCTTGAGCGGGCCGTGGAAGAAATGGAGCGGCAGTTGGCGCACAACGCCGAATCGCAGGAGGGGGCATGTTACCGACCTCGTACCTTCGAATCGGCCTTGAAGCTGCAACCCGGCACGAACATAGCCATCGTATCGGTACCGGGCGCGCACGCCGTGCCAGTGGCTCGCGACGCATTGGCGGCAGGGTTGCATCTTATGCTATTCAGCGACAACGTCTCGCTTGAGGACGAGCGCGCCCTCAAGGAGGAGGCAGCTGAGCGAGGCTTGCTCGTGATGGGCCCCGACTGCGGAACCGCGGTGATCAATGGCGTTCCCCTGTGCTTTGCGAACGTCGTTTCCGAAGGATCGGTGGGCATGGTGTCGGCTTCTGGTACGGGTTCTCAGGAAGTGATGGCACTTCTCGATGCGTACGGGGTGGGCATCACCCAGAATATCGGTACGGGTGGACGAGATTTGAAGGAAGCGGTGGGCGGCCTGACCTTTCTACAGGCTCTCGCAACCCTGAACGAAGACGATGACACGAAGGCGATCGTGCTGATCTCGAAACCGCCGTCGGAAGCGATCACCGACAAGATTCTCGCGTACGTGCGAGAACGCGTGACCAAGCCGGTAGTGCTCAACCTAATTGGTGCGGAGCCGAGCGAGGGTATGGGCGAGCACGTGCATTTTGCTCGCTCGCTCGAAGAGTGCGCCCTCGTTGCCGCTGGGTTGGCGAAGGGGGAAGCGGTTGTGCCGTTTTGGGGTGCCGCAACGCTTGAGGACAAGGCGCAGGGACTTGCCAGAGCTATCGGGAGGCCCGATGGATTCGTTCGCGCGTATTACTCGGGTGGAACGTTGGCGTACGAGGCGGAGTTGCTTTTCAAGCAGCACGGAGGAGCGGTGGTCACGAATTTGTCCGGAGTTCGTGGGGTCGATCCCGTCGATCAAGCTGCACAGGTGGTCATCGATTTCGGCGAAGACGAGTACACGGAAGGACGTGCGCATCCGATGATCGACTCCACCTTGCGCGCGGAGGCGTTCGAACGTGCGTTGAACGACGAGAAGACGTCCATCGTGCTGCTCGATTTCGTATTGGGATACGGTGCTAGTGCTCGTCCCCACGAGGATTTCATCAAGCTGCTGCACTCATCTGACGGCCGCGTGCCCGTAGTGGCAAACGTCATCGGCACTGAAGCCGATCCGCAGTGCCTCAGCTCGGTGATCGCCGAGCTCGAAGAGGCGGGAATTTTGGTTGCGCCCAGCAACAAGATGGCAATCGATGTGGTGTGCCGCGCCATGGAAATCAAGGAGCGATAA
- a CDS encoding MFS transporter: MSMQNATPSKGKYRTVGDALDGIGLTKAHWTILGLVLAGGFFDVFEQNAASITGPSLQLVWGLSDSQVGLVATVTFLSMVIGGLATGALADRYGRKTMFNYNLAIYTLGGLICAFAPGYEVLLAGRMIVGLGLGGELTIALPLLSELTPTSWRGRAVSLFNFGAGGLGNVLAFLFGSLIMGTLAPLLGGDAMAWRWYYGLLAIPALLVFVIRRYIPETPRYYVSKGDIKSANHSLSRIASGHLMHDCPVTEYLSEDVVDAERPQKKGSMLKEFAAVFSGTYLRNTLTVGLGSFLSFGGQVGILTLMPIILVSRGYDIAGSLGFTAVMQGGAVLGTVLASYINSHVPRRIVMSVCGVLAGLSGLGFALFGTSLVGILVFGFLFNFFVLTCNTTVWAWAPELYPTKIRGTGTGVIVNSGMLGQAVMPIVATSIYAAFGLPVLFGVVFAMYVLLAVLALFAPETFGKNLEELHEEA, from the coding sequence ATGTCCATGCAGAACGCGACACCGTCGAAGGGGAAGTACCGCACCGTTGGCGATGCCCTCGATGGCATCGGGCTTACCAAAGCCCATTGGACCATTCTCGGTCTGGTTTTGGCAGGTGGCTTTTTCGACGTGTTCGAACAGAATGCGGCGTCGATCACGGGTCCTTCGCTGCAGCTGGTGTGGGGGCTCAGCGATAGCCAGGTGGGTTTGGTTGCCACCGTCACATTCCTCTCGATGGTAATCGGCGGCTTGGCAACCGGTGCGCTGGCAGACCGCTACGGTCGCAAGACGATGTTCAATTATAACTTGGCGATTTACACGTTAGGTGGCCTGATCTGCGCCTTTGCTCCTGGCTACGAGGTGCTGCTTGCAGGTCGAATGATCGTGGGCCTCGGCCTCGGCGGCGAGCTGACCATCGCTTTGCCGTTGTTGTCCGAGTTGACGCCTACCTCGTGGCGCGGGCGCGCAGTGTCCCTGTTCAACTTCGGAGCGGGCGGCTTGGGTAACGTGCTCGCCTTCCTGTTCGGCTCGCTGATCATGGGCACGCTCGCTCCGCTGCTGGGCGGCGATGCGATGGCATGGCGCTGGTACTACGGCTTGCTCGCTATTCCGGCGCTGCTCGTATTCGTGATTCGTCGGTACATCCCCGAAACCCCGCGTTATTACGTGTCGAAAGGCGACATCAAGTCGGCCAACCATTCGCTTTCCCGTATCGCCTCCGGCCATCTCATGCATGATTGTCCGGTGACGGAATACCTTTCGGAAGACGTCGTCGACGCCGAGCGACCGCAGAAAAAAGGCAGCATGCTTAAAGAATTCGCTGCTGTCTTTTCCGGAACGTACCTGCGCAATACGCTCACCGTGGGTTTGGGTTCGTTTCTCAGCTTCGGCGGTCAGGTTGGCATTCTTACGCTGATGCCCATCATCCTTGTGTCGCGCGGATACGACATCGCCGGAAGCCTGGGTTTCACGGCCGTTATGCAAGGTGGTGCCGTTCTTGGCACGGTGCTGGCGTCGTACATTAACTCGCACGTGCCTCGCCGCATCGTCATGTCGGTGTGCGGCGTGCTCGCCGGTTTGTCCGGGTTGGGTTTCGCGCTGTTCGGCACATCGCTCGTGGGCATCCTGGTATTCGGTTTCCTGTTCAACTTCTTCGTTCTCACCTGCAATACCACCGTATGGGCATGGGCACCTGAACTCTATCCCACCAAGATACGCGGTACGGGTACTGGCGTTATCGTGAACAGCGGCATGCTGGGCCAGGCGGTTATGCCCATTGTGGCGACGAGCATCTATGCGGCCTTTGGTCTGCCGGTGCTGTTCGGCGTGGTGTTCGCGATGTACGTGCTGTTGGCGGTGCTCGCCTTGTTCGCGCCCGAAACGTTTGGAAAGAATCTCGAAGAATTGCACGAAGAGGCGTAG
- the accC gene encoding acetyl-CoA carboxylase biotin carboxylase subunit, producing MFDKILIANRGEIAVRIIRACRAMDIKTVAVYSTADKHSLHVYLADESVCIGPPAARDSYLNIAAILAAAKGTGAQAIHPGYGFLSENSTFAKLCRENDIVFIGPAPDVLDRMGNKSQARKTMMEAGVPVVPGTKEPVHHPDEALALAREIGWPIMIKASSGGGGKGMRVSYDERDFSEQFSIAQRESVGAFGDNTMYLERCVLNPRHVEVQIIADTYGTVVALGERDCSVQRNHQKMIEESPSPVLTERVRDEMLEAAVRAAQAVGYTSAGTIEFLLDDQLNYYFMEMNTRIQVEHPVTEMVTGTDLVEEMIRVAAGDPLTFTQDDITYRGHAIECRVNAEQPERGFLPSPGTISQMHLPGGNGVRVDTAAYDGYEITPYYDSMIAKVIVHGRDRTEAIAKMRTALEEMVVVGVKTNLDFQYAIMENETFAAGTADTSFIEKFLKGEV from the coding sequence ATGTTCGACAAGATACTCATCGCCAACCGCGGCGAGATCGCCGTCCGCATCATCCGCGCCTGCCGCGCGATGGACATCAAGACGGTGGCCGTGTACTCCACAGCCGATAAGCATTCGCTCCACGTGTACCTGGCCGACGAGAGCGTGTGCATCGGACCGCCGGCCGCGCGCGATTCGTACCTGAACATCGCCGCCATCCTCGCCGCGGCGAAGGGCACCGGCGCGCAGGCCATCCATCCCGGCTACGGCTTCCTGTCCGAGAACTCCACGTTCGCGAAGCTGTGCCGCGAGAACGACATCGTGTTCATCGGCCCCGCGCCCGACGTGCTCGACCGCATGGGCAACAAGAGCCAGGCCCGCAAGACCATGATGGAAGCCGGCGTGCCCGTAGTTCCGGGCACGAAGGAGCCCGTGCACCATCCCGACGAGGCGCTGGCGCTGGCGCGTGAGATCGGCTGGCCCATCATGATCAAGGCGTCGTCGGGCGGCGGCGGCAAGGGCATGCGCGTCAGCTACGACGAGCGCGATTTCTCCGAACAGTTCTCCATCGCGCAGCGCGAGAGCGTGGGCGCGTTCGGCGACAACACCATGTACCTGGAGCGCTGCGTGCTCAACCCGCGCCACGTGGAGGTGCAGATCATCGCCGACACGTACGGCACCGTGGTGGCCCTCGGCGAGCGCGACTGCTCGGTGCAGCGCAACCACCAGAAGATGATCGAGGAAAGCCCCTCGCCCGTGCTCACGGAACGCGTGCGCGACGAGATGCTGGAGGCGGCCGTGCGCGCGGCACAGGCCGTGGGCTACACGTCGGCGGGCACCATCGAGTTTTTGCTGGACGACCAGCTGAACTACTACTTCATGGAAATGAACACGCGCATCCAGGTAGAGCACCCCGTCACCGAGATGGTCACGGGCACCGACCTCGTGGAGGAGATGATCCGCGTGGCGGCGGGCGACCCGCTCACGTTCACGCAGGACGACATCACCTATCGCGGCCACGCCATCGAATGCCGCGTGAACGCCGAGCAGCCCGAGCGCGGGTTCCTCCCGTCGCCCGGCACCATCTCGCAGATGCACCTGCCCGGCGGAAACGGCGTGCGCGTGGACACCGCGGCCTACGACGGCTACGAGATCACGCCGTACTACGACTCCATGATCGCCAAGGTGATCGTGCACGGCCGCGACCGCACCGAGGCCATCGCGAAGATGCGCACCGCGCTGGAGGAGATGGTGGTGGTAGGCGTGAAGACGAACCTCGATTTCCAGTACGCCATCATGGAGAACGAGACGTTCGCCGCCGGAACCGCCGACACCAGCTTCATCGAGAAGTTCTTGAAGGGCGAGGTGTAA